A stretch of Ipomoea triloba cultivar NCNSP0323 chromosome 11, ASM357664v1 DNA encodes these proteins:
- the LOC115995558 gene encoding protein REVEILLE 5-like isoform X2, protein MVSVYPNPPPGQEPYCYYTKTGLPGMYSPSPGTTVNHTASGDPNFQGGGFAPDDQNKKVRKPYTISKSRESWTEQEHDKFLEALQLFDRDWKKIEAFVGSKTVIQIRSHAQKYFLKVQKSGANEHVPPPRPKRKAAHPYPQKAPKNVEPGFVTSPDSLSVPAHAIGSRVLSPWSCNNVPAFSVSHVTKDDARFTSTTVTQNCNSSSNESINGSRPNNETSENGKNKHNKQIRAVPDFAQVYKFIGSIFDPNSSDHLQRLNQMDPINVETALILMKNLCANLVSPEFEGFRRLLSSYGTVSEDENKAGAPLKNLGEVGT, encoded by the exons ATGGTGTCCGTGTACCCGAATCCGCCACCAGGTCAAGAGCCGTATTGCTATTATACGAAAACGGGTCTTCCCGGGATGTACTCGCCGTCGCCGGGGACGACAGTGAATCATACGGCATCTGGGGATCCGAATTTCCAAGGAGGAGGATTTGCTCCGGATGACCAGAATAAGAAGGTCCGGAAGCCCTATACCATCAGCAAGTCTAGAGAGAGCTGGACTGAGCAGGAGCACGACAAGTTTCTCGAAGCCCTTCAGCT GTTTGACCGGGATTGGAAAAAGATTGAAGCTTTTGTTGGGTCAAAGACAGTTATCCAG ATACGCAGCCATGCTCAGAAGTACTTTTTGAAGGTCCAGAAAAGTGGGGCAAATGAACATGTACCTCCCCCACGACCGAAGAGGAAAGCAGCTCATCCATACCCACAAAAAGCCCCAAAGAATG TTGAACCTGGATTTGTAACCAGTCCTGATTCCTTATCTGTGCCTGCACATGCAATTGGAAGCAGAGTTTTATCTCCTTGGAGTTGCAATAATGTCCCCGCTTTTAGTGTGTCGCATGTGACAAAAG ATGATGCACGGTTCACGAGCACTACTGTGACTCAAAATTGCAACAGCAGCAGTAATGAAAGCATTAATGGGAGTCGCCCAAATAATGAAACCagtgaaaatggaaaaaataaacataacaaGCAAATCAGAG CCGTTCCTGATTTTGCTCAAGTGTACAAATTTATTGGCAGCATCTTTGATCCAAACTCGAGTGATCACTTGCAGAGACTAAACCAGATGGACCCCATAAATGTTGAGACG GCTTTGATCCTGATGAAGAATCTCTGCGCCAATTTAGTAAGCCCTGAATTTGAAGGCTTT AGAAGACTGCTCTCGTCCTATGGTACGGTTTCTGAGGATGAGAATAAGGCGGGTGCTCCTCTCAAGAACCTCGGGGAGGTGGGGACATGA
- the LOC115996875 gene encoding uncharacterized protein LOC115996875 → MERDQIWPLASGSDRPSSDDEESHSNTKEIHRKRLIRKCCGCAAAVLLVAAALIVTLAFTVFKVKNPVITLNGVNIEKLEFLNGTSMPKPGSNMTLRADISVKNLNYASMEYGNTSSSLLYHGTVVGEARGPPGTTRARRTARMNITVDIMTDRIVSQPSLSGDMSKGMLTINSYTRVEGKVKFLKVIEKHLVVKMNCSVSLNVSSRQIQHQECQRRVQL, encoded by the coding sequence ATGGAGAGAGATCAGATATGGCCGTTAGCTTCGGGGTCTGACCGTCCAAGCAGCGACGACGAAGAATCGCATTCAAACACAAAGGAGATCCATCGGAAACGGCTCATAAGAAAGTGCTGCGGTTGCGCCGCCGCTGTGCTCCTCGTCGCGGCCGCTCTAATCGTCACCCTCGCCTTCACGGTTTTCAAAGTAAAGAACCCCGTTATCACGCTCAACGGCGTGAACATCGAAAAGTTGGAGTTCCTCAACGGCACGTCAATGCCTAAGCCCGGTTCTAATATGACACTAAGGGCCGACATTTCCGTTAAGAATCTGAACTACGCATCGATGGAGTACGGCAACACGAGCAGCAGCCTGTTGTACCACGGCACGGTGGTTGGCGAGGCGAGGGGTCCGCCGGGGACCACGAGAGCGCGGCGAACGGCGCGGATGAACATTACAGTGGATATCATGACGGACCGGATCGTGTCTCAGCCGAGCTTAAGTGGGGATATGAGTAAGGGAATGCTCACCATAAATAGTTACACCAGAGTGGAAGGGAAAGTGAAGTTTTTGAAAGTGATAGAGAAGCATTTGGTGGTGAAGATGAATTGCAGTGTGAGTTTGAATGTGAGTAGCAGACAAATTCAGCATCAGGAATGCCAGCGCCGAGTCCAGCTCTAG
- the LOC115995559 gene encoding uncharacterized protein LOC115995559 produces the protein MGLYLASQGCGVKFVAIVCCATEIFLLLSADCSLSLPLSLMATLPSFAATTANLHSGHHRIIFRQSYCPSRLPSRAYTVRCNAKKPTNNSSTKQESVPENNVLLKAAWYGSELLGIAASLLRSPTTTETKAPEGIAELSSEGWSGVVDRSLVVDTIKDDFLRSYFVTGNLTLDAYEEECEFADPAGSFKGLRRFKRNCTNFGYLVEKSNMKLMKWEDFEEKAIGHWRFSCVLTFPWKPILSATGYTEYYFNEESGKVCRHVEHWNVPKMALFKQILRPGANSKSN, from the exons ATGGGCCTTTATTTAGCATCACAAGGTTGTGGTGTTAAATTTGTGGCTATTGTTTGTTGTGCGACAGAGATATTTCTACTGCTGAGTGCTgactgctctctctctctccctctctctctcatgGCAACTCTTCCATCTTTTGCTGCTACCACCGCGAACCTCCATTCCGGTCACCACCGTATCATTTTCCGGCAAAGCTATTGTCCGAGCAGGTTGCCGAGCAGAGCATACACAGTGCGATGTAACGCAAAGAAGCCGACAAATAATTCGTCCACCAAGCAAGAGTCTGTGCCTGAAAATAATGTGCTGCTGAAGGCAGCTTGGTATGGCTCTGAGCTTCTGGGCATTGCTGCTTCCCTTCTCCGGTCTCCCACCACCACAGAAACTAAAGCTCCAGAAGGAATTGCAGAGCTTTCCTCCGAGGGGTGGTCTGGAGTGGTTGATCGTTCCCTGGTTGTTGATACCATCAAAGATGACTTCTTGAGATCATACTTTGTTACAG GGAACCTGACATTGGATGCATATGAAGAGGAGTGTGAATTTGCAGACCCGGCAGGGTCCTTCAAAGGGCTGCGCAGATTCAAGAGGAACTGCACCAACTTTGGGTACCTCGTCGAGAAATCAAACATGAAACTTATGAAGTGGGAGGATTTTGAG GAGAAGGCGATTGGACACTGGCGATTTAGCTGTGTTTTGACATTCCCATGGAAGCCCATTCTTTCAGCTACTGGTTACACAGAATATTACTTCAATGAAGAATCAGGGAAAGTATGCAGGCATGTAGAGCACTGGAATGTACCAAAGATGGCTCTGTTCAAGCAAATTCTAAGGCCTGGTGCCAACTCAAAATCTAATTAA
- the LOC115995557 gene encoding sphingoid long-chain bases kinase 2, mitochondrial isoform X2: MEEAATLPQICESLTSGPHHAIDITREAIRQGADAVIAVGGDGTLHEVVNGFFLGGKPVSDHDPKSIYSTALGLIPLGTGSDFARTFGWKNDPHAAIERIAKGIKCRVDVGVISGVIGEPHYFINVADIHLSAKAGYHASKYKKFGNLCYVIGALQAFFGHHNQDLRIKVDDGEWEVCSQVTALCIGNAKYFGGGMKITPNGNPSSGSFEVVTLQDFKWYDFIFKLHKLYNGTHLSVKNVISRSACSIEVEELGNKSDSDIYVQSDGEFLGFLPRKFRILPGVVEMIC; this comes from the exons ATGGAAGAAGCTGCTACCTTACCTCAG ATATGTGAATCTTTGACTTCAGGTCCCCATCATGCCATTGACATAACAAGAGAG GCTATACGCCAGGGAGCTGATGCTGTGATTGCAGTTGGTGGTGATGGAACTCTGCACGAG GTTGTGAATGGCTTCTTTTTGGGTGGTAAACCCGTTTCCGATCATGATCCCAAGTCTATCTATTCAACTGCTCTGGGT CTCATCCCTCTAGGAACTGGATCAGACTTTGCCAGAACATTTGGCTG GAAAAATGATCCTCATGCTGCCATAGAACGGATTGCTAAAG GGATAAAATGTAGGGTTGATGTTGGAGTTATAAGTGGAGTCATTGGAGAACCACATTACTTCATCAATGTTGCTGATATTCATTT AAGTGCAAAGGCAGGTTATCATGCATCAAAATACAAGAAATTTGGAAACTTATGTTATGTTATTGGTGCTTTGCAAGCATTTTTTGGACACCATAACCAGGATCTTAGGATCAAG GTTGATGATGGTGAGTGGGAAGTATGTTCTCAAGTAACTGCTTTATGCATTGGGAACGCAAAGTACTTTGGTGGTGGAATGAAAATCACACCAAACGGCAACCCATCAAGTGGTAGCTTTGAG GTCGTTACTCTTCAAGATTTTAAGTGGTATGATTTCATTTTCAAACTTCACAAGCTGTACAATGGAACACACCTATCagtgaaaaatgtaatttcaagAAG TGCATGTTCTATCGAAGTCGAGGAGCTTGGCAACAAAAGCGATAGCGATATTTATGTCCAGTCTGATGGTGAATTTTTGGGGTTCCTACCCAGGAAATTTCGCATATTGCCTGGTGTTGTTGAAATGATATGCTAA
- the LOC115996854 gene encoding uncharacterized protein LOC115996854, producing MRALIKPLLHFRCSYYPIATSRTPISLLSPSTIRFLHGYCYSSPAALRKVTAMSRGNSSAAAGDYSPDHVVGDWFSVPELRLRDHRFAVPLDHSLDPRTSATISIFAREVVTAGKEELPLPYLVYLQGGPGFECSRPTEASGWISKACEEYRVILMDQRGTGLSTPLTTSSMSQMKSAEDLADYLKHFRADSIVYDAEFIRKRLVPDAGPWTVLGQSFGGFCAVTYLSFAPQGLKQVLITGGLPPIQSGCTADSVYKACFEQVVLQNEKYYKRFPQDIKIVQDVVHYLAESEGGGVHLPSGGILTPRGLQLLGLSGLGSSTGFERLHYLFERVWDPVIVPGTKRRISYYFLSAYERWLAFDTNPLYAILHESVYCQGAASEWSAHKIRAENESKFDAIKAAKEGRPVHFTGEMVFPWLFDEIHALRPFKEAAELLAKRKDWAPLYDIATLNNNKVPVAATVYYEDLYVNFKLSMETASQIAGIRLWVTNEYMHSGLRDGGGQVLDHLLGLLNGKKPLF from the exons ATGCGTGCGTTGATAAAGCCACTCCTTCACTTCCGCTGCTCTTATTATCCCATCGCCACTTCTCGCACTCCCATTAGTTTACTCTCTCCCTCAACTATCCGATTTCTCCACGGCTACTGCTACTCCTCCCCTGCGGCACTTCGCAAAGTAACCGCCATGAGCCGCGGCAACTCCTCCGCAGCCGCCGGTGACTATTCCCCGGACCACGTCGTCGGTGATTGGTTCTCCGTGCCCGAACTCAGGCTTCGCGATCACAGATTCGCTGTCCCTCTGGACCATTCCCTAGATCCCCGTACTTCCGCTACCATCTCCATCTTCGCCCGCGAGGTCGTCACTG CTGGAAAGGAAGAGCTTCCTCTACCATATCTGGTTtacttgcaaggtggaccaggATTTGAATGTTCACGACCAACTGAAGCTAGTGGATGGATAAGCAAAGCTTGTGAAGAATATCGTGTGATTTTAATGGATCAG CGAGGAACAGGCTTATCAACACCCTTGACAACATCATCTATGTCACAAATGAAATCTGCTGAGGATTTGGCTGATTACTTGAAGCACTTTCGAGCTGACAGCATAGTCTATGATGCTGAATTTATACGCAAGCGTCTTGTTCCTGATGCTGGACCTTGGACAGTTTTAGGACAG AGCTTTGGGGGATTTTGTGCAGTCACTTATTTGAGTTTTGCTCCGCAAGGATTGAAACAAGTTCTAATAACTGGTGGACTCCCTCCAATTCAAAGTGGATGCACTGCTGACAGTGTATACAAAGCTTGCTTTGAGCAAGTTGTTCTTCagaatgaaaaatattacaagAGGTTTCCTCAGgatattaaaattgttcaagATGTTGTACATTACTTGGCAGAGTCTGAAGGAGGAGGG GTGCACCTTCCATCAGGTGGCATCCTAACACCCAGAGGACTACAACTTCTTGGTCTCTCGGGTTTAGGATCTAGTACTGGTTTTGAACGCTTGCACTACTT GTTTGAGCGTGTCTGGGATCCTGTAATAGTCCCAGGGACAAAAAGGAGAATCAGCTACTACTTCTTGAGTGCT TACGAAAGATGGCTGGCATTTGATACAAATCCTTTATATGCAATATTGCATGAGTCTGTATATTGCCAG GGTGCCGCTTCAGAGTGGTCTGCTCACAAAATAAGAGCTGAAAATGAGAGCAAATTTGATGCAATTAAGGCTGCTAAAGAGGGACGTCCTGTGCATTTCACTGGAGAG ATGGTATTTCCATGGTTATTTGACGAAATCCATGCCTTGAGGCCTTTTAAAGAAGCAGCAGAATTATTGGCGAAGAGGAAAGATTGGGCTCCACTCTATGACATTGCTACATTGAACAATAACAAG GTGCCAGTTGCTGCAACTGTTTATTATGAAGACTTGTATGTGAACTTTAAGTTGTCTATGGAGACAGCTTCTCAGATAGCGGGGATTAGGCTGTGGGTGACAAACGAATACATGCACTCTGGTCTGAGAGATGGCGGAGGTCAGGTTTTGGATCACTTGCTGGGTTTGCTAAATGGAAAGAAACCGCTGTTTTGA
- the LOC115995667 gene encoding mechanosensitive ion channel protein 1, mitochondrial-like, with protein MAAVKFSRLARSLNSSLNFANGIDVRSSFACLNRSYHASDSHSSRDYAARCFWVVGLSSASQRQCIGSSYLSRPLDNWALRSVSFGGSIPAWSLRLYSSSVGGKGNTPGGSHPAISESGMGAGGSDGGEWVLKAREAWQGVVDAVNSTGEKAKEASSEMTPYVQQMLDAHPYLRDVIAPVSGTLLCTLLAWVVMPRFLRRFHKISMEGPATLLSQSSLWRPVPYEQSIWGALEGPVRYLITFMAFTQIAAMVAPTSIASHYIIPAWKCAVILSSVWFLQRWKTNVISRALAGKSIELGDRDRLLTLERISSVGLFAIGIMGLAEACGVPVQSILTVGGVGGIATAFAARDVIGNILSGLSLQISRPFTIGDTIKAGSVEGQVVEMGMTTTSLLTAEKFPVIVPNSLFTSQVIVNKSRAQWRALATKVPLHIEDFEKIPQISEDIKNMLKSYPNVFLEKEVPYCFLSKLERTYAELTLGCNLKYMSKDKMFSTEQDILLQAARIIKQHGATLADLH; from the exons ATGGCTGCAGTTAAGTTTTCGAGATTAGCAAGATCACTCAACTCCTCTTTAAATTTCGCGAATGGTATTGATGTCAGATCTTCATTCGCCTGTTTAAACCGTAGTTACCATGCTAGTGACTCACATTCCTCCCGAGATTATGCTGCCAGATGTTTTTGGGTGGTAGGTTTGAGCTCTGCTAGTCAAAGGCAGTGCATTGGGAGCTCATATTTAAGTAGGCCATTGGATAATTGGGCTTTAAGAAGTGTGTCTTTTGGTGGTAGTATCCCTGCCTGGAGTCTTCGATTGTATTCATCATCTGTAGGTGGTAAAGGGAATACACCTGGAGGCTCACATCCTGCCATTTCTGAGTCTGGTATGGGTGCAGGTGGGTCTGATGGAGGTGAGTGGGTTTTGAAGGCAAGGGAAGCTTGGCAAGGTGTGGTGGATGCTGTGAATTCTACAGGAGAAAAGGCGAAAGAGGCTTCTAGTGAAATGACGCCTTATGTTCAGCAAATGCTTGATGCTCATCCATATCTGAGAGATGTTATTGCTCCTGTTAGTGGTACTTTGTTATGTACTTTACTGGCTTGGGTGGTGATGCCGAGGTTTTTGAGGAGGTTTCATAAGATCTCAATGGAAGGGCCTGCTACTTTGTTGTCTCAAAGCTCATTATGGAGGCCTGTACCTTATGAACAAAGCATCTGGGGTGCTTTGGAGGGTCCGGTTCGGTATCTGATCACCTTTATGGCTTTTACCCAAAT TGCTGCTATGGTGGCACCAACCAGCATTGCATCACACTACATTATACCAGCTTGGAAATGTGCTGTTATTCTTTCTTCTGTCTGGTTTCTACAGAGATGGAAAACAAATGTTATTAGTAGAGCCTTGGCCGGAAAGAGCATTGAATTGGGTGATCGAGACAGGTTGTTGACTCTGGAGAGAATATCATCTGTTGGTCTCTTTGCCATTGGAATAATGGGGTTAGCTGAGGCATGTGGAGTACCAGTACAATCAATTCTGACTGTGGGAGGAGTAGGAG GGATAGCTACTGCTTTTGCTGCCCGAGATGTCATTGGGAATATTTTGAGTGGACTGTCTTTACAGATTTCCCGGCCTTTTACTATTGGAGATACGATAAAA GCTGGATCTGTGGAAGGTCAAGTTGTAGAAATGGGGATGACAACTACGTCATTGTTGACTGCAGAGAAGTTTCCAGTTATTGTTCCAAATTCCTTGTTTACTAGCCAG GTTATAGTGAACAAATCACGTGCTCAATGGCGTGCCTTGGCCACCAAAGTTCCTTTGCACATTGAAGACTTTGAGAAGATCCCACAAATATCAGAAGACATCAAGAATATGCTGAAATCATATCCAAATGTTTTCTTGGAAAAGGAGGTGCCCTATTGTTTCTTGTCTAAACTAGAAAGAACATACGCAGAACTAACTCTGGGATGCAATCTAAAATATATG AGCAAGGACAAGATGTTTTCGACAGAGCAGGACATTCTTCTGCAAGCCGCCCGTATCATCAAGCAACATGGAGCTACTTTAGCTGACCTGCACTGA
- the LOC115995558 gene encoding protein REVEILLE 5-like isoform X1, protein MVSVYPNPPPGQEPYCYYTKTGLPGMYSPSPGTTVNHTASGDPNFQGGGFAPDDQNKKVRKPYTISKSRESWTEQEHDKFLEALQLFDRDWKKIEAFVGSKTVIQIRSHAQKYFLKVQKSGANEHVPPPRPKRKAAHPYPQKAPKNGLLQPSPVEPGFVTSPDSLSVPAHAIGSRVLSPWSCNNVPAFSVSHVTKDDARFTSTTVTQNCNSSSNESINGSRPNNETSENGKNKHNKQIRAVPDFAQVYKFIGSIFDPNSSDHLQRLNQMDPINVETALILMKNLCANLVSPEFEGFRRLLSSYGTVSEDENKAGAPLKNLGEVGT, encoded by the exons ATGGTGTCCGTGTACCCGAATCCGCCACCAGGTCAAGAGCCGTATTGCTATTATACGAAAACGGGTCTTCCCGGGATGTACTCGCCGTCGCCGGGGACGACAGTGAATCATACGGCATCTGGGGATCCGAATTTCCAAGGAGGAGGATTTGCTCCGGATGACCAGAATAAGAAGGTCCGGAAGCCCTATACCATCAGCAAGTCTAGAGAGAGCTGGACTGAGCAGGAGCACGACAAGTTTCTCGAAGCCCTTCAGCT GTTTGACCGGGATTGGAAAAAGATTGAAGCTTTTGTTGGGTCAAAGACAGTTATCCAG ATACGCAGCCATGCTCAGAAGTACTTTTTGAAGGTCCAGAAAAGTGGGGCAAATGAACATGTACCTCCCCCACGACCGAAGAGGAAAGCAGCTCATCCATACCCACAAAAAGCCCCAAAGAATG GACTGCTTCAACCTTCACCAGTTGAACCTGGATTTGTAACCAGTCCTGATTCCTTATCTGTGCCTGCACATGCAATTGGAAGCAGAGTTTTATCTCCTTGGAGTTGCAATAATGTCCCCGCTTTTAGTGTGTCGCATGTGACAAAAG ATGATGCACGGTTCACGAGCACTACTGTGACTCAAAATTGCAACAGCAGCAGTAATGAAAGCATTAATGGGAGTCGCCCAAATAATGAAACCagtgaaaatggaaaaaataaacataacaaGCAAATCAGAG CCGTTCCTGATTTTGCTCAAGTGTACAAATTTATTGGCAGCATCTTTGATCCAAACTCGAGTGATCACTTGCAGAGACTAAACCAGATGGACCCCATAAATGTTGAGACG GCTTTGATCCTGATGAAGAATCTCTGCGCCAATTTAGTAAGCCCTGAATTTGAAGGCTTT AGAAGACTGCTCTCGTCCTATGGTACGGTTTCTGAGGATGAGAATAAGGCGGGTGCTCCTCTCAAGAACCTCGGGGAGGTGGGGACATGA
- the LOC115996580 gene encoding probable polygalacturonase — translation MDSFPIMASRSQMLKTLVVVLLGVVLSSPGWVEGIRIVEDENSNNFYELEYSAINCRAHAASITDFGGVGDGKTLNTKAFQNAVNELSQYADQGGAQLFVPAGRWLTGSFNLTSHFTLFLDKDAVLLASQDISSWGVVEPLPSYGHGRDTSGGRYISLLFGSNLTDVVITGNNGTIDGQGELWWQQFHKKKLKYTRPYLIEIMHSDNIQISSLTLLNAPTWNVHPVYSSNVIIQGLTIIAPVTSPNTDGINPDSCANVRIEDNYIESGDDCVAVKSGWDEYGIKYGMPTEHLIIRRLTCISPYSAAIALGSEMSGGIQDVRASDITAINTESGVRIKTAVGRGGFVKDIYVKGMTLHTMKWVFWMTGNYGSHADNNYDPNALPEIKGINYRDVVADNVKMAARLEGISGDPFTGICMSNVTISMAQKAKKYPWTCTDIQGTTSGVVPKPCESLPDQGSEKPEMCDFPAENLEIENIEFQKCSYRIYY, via the exons ATGGATTCCTTCCCTATAATGGCATCAAGATCCCAA ATGTTGAAGACATTAGTGGTAGTGTTATTGGGGGTGGTTTTAAGCAGCCCAGGATGGGTTGAGGGGATAAGGATTGTTGAAGATGAAAACAGCAATAATTTTTATGAGTTGGAGTATTCAGCTATAAACTGCAGGGCTCATGCTGCATCCATTACAGATTTTGGAGGGGTTGGGGATGGCAAAACACTCAACACGAAAGCGTTTCAGAACGCTGTGAATGAGTTGAGCCAGTATGCAGACCAGGGTGGTGCTCAGCTCTTCGTCCCCGCTGGTCGCTGGTTGACTGGATCTTTCAATCTCACCAGCCATTTCACTCTTTTTCTTGACAAGGATGCTGTTCTTCTTGCTTCTCAG GACATAAGCAGTTGGGGAGTGGTGGAGCCATTACCATCATATGGTCATGGAAGGGACACTTCTGGTGGAAGATATATCAGCCTCCTTTTTGGCTCAAACCTTACTGATGTTGTCATTACAG GAAACAATGGGACAATTGATGGGCAGGGAGAACTTTGGTGGCAACAATTTCACAAGAAGAAGCTAAAATACACAAGGCCATATCTAATTGAAATCATGCACTCTGATAATATTCAGATCTCAAGTTTAACCCTTCTTAATGCTCCTACATGGAATGTTCATCCTGTTTACAGCAG CAATGTAATCATTCAAGGTCTCACAATCATAGCTCCAGTAACATCTCCAAACACTGATGGAATCAACCCAG ATTCTTGTGCAAATGTGAGGATTGAGGACAACTACATAGAATCTGGAGATGACTGTGTGGCAGTTAAAAGCGGTTGGGACGAATACGGTATAAAGTACGGCATGCCTACCGAACACCTGATCATCCGGCGACTCACCTGCATTTCGCCGTACAGCGCGGCAATAGCGCTGGGGAGCGAAATGTCCGGCGGGATTCAGGACGTTAGAGCCTCAGACATCACGGCCATCAACACAGAATCCGGCGTGAGAATCAAAACCGCCGTAGGCCGCGGCGGCTTCGTCAAGGATATATACGTCAAGGGGATGACACTACACACCATGAAATGGGTGTTTTGGATGACAGGGAACTACGGTTCTCACGCCGACAATAATTACGACCCCAACGCCTTGCCGGAGATCAAAGGGATCAACTACAGAGACGTGGTGGCCGACAACGTGAAGATGGCCGCCCGCCTGGAGGGGATTTCCGGCGACCCCTTCACCGGAATCTGCATGTCCAATGTCACCATATCTATGGCACAGAAGGCCAAGAAATATCCATGGACCTGTACTGATATTCAGGGAACTACCAGTGGAGTGGTTCCAAAACCCTGCGAATCCCTGCCTGATCAGGGCTCGGAAAAGCCTGAAATGTGTGATTTTCCGGCAGAGAATCTGGAAATCGAAAACATAGAGTTCCAGAAATGTTCTTACAGAATATATTATTGA
- the LOC115995557 gene encoding sphingoid long-chain bases kinase 2, mitochondrial isoform X1: MVLHHGIAVAMMAKPPIIRAEQPVAPPDLTSGRTFLRGVNSPPRRDLVFVVNPRGANGKTGEQWKKLLPYLRSRLCTDYNICESLTSGPHHAIDITREAIRQGADAVIAVGGDGTLHEVVNGFFLGGKPVSDHDPKSIYSTALGLIPLGTGSDFARTFGWKNDPHAAIERIAKGIKCRVDVGVISGVIGEPHYFINVADIHLSAKAGYHASKYKKFGNLCYVIGALQAFFGHHNQDLRIKVDDGEWEVCSQVTALCIGNAKYFGGGMKITPNGNPSSGSFEVVTLQDFKWYDFIFKLHKLYNGTHLSVKNVISRSACSIEVEELGNKSDSDIYVQSDGEFLGFLPRKFRILPGVVEMIC, encoded by the exons ATGGTGCTTCATCACGGGATTGCTGTGGCGATGATGGCGAAACCTCCGATTATCAGAGCGGAGCAACCTGTGGCTCCTCCAGATCTAACTTCCGGCCGTACCTTTCTTCGCGGCGTTAACTCCCCTCCCCGCCGCGATCTCGTCTTCGTCGTCAATCCACGAG GAGCTAACGGAAAGACCGGTGAGCAATGGAAGAAGCTGCTACCTTACCTCAGGTCTAGACTCTGTACTGACTATAAC ATATGTGAATCTTTGACTTCAGGTCCCCATCATGCCATTGACATAACAAGAGAG GCTATACGCCAGGGAGCTGATGCTGTGATTGCAGTTGGTGGTGATGGAACTCTGCACGAG GTTGTGAATGGCTTCTTTTTGGGTGGTAAACCCGTTTCCGATCATGATCCCAAGTCTATCTATTCAACTGCTCTGGGT CTCATCCCTCTAGGAACTGGATCAGACTTTGCCAGAACATTTGGCTG GAAAAATGATCCTCATGCTGCCATAGAACGGATTGCTAAAG GGATAAAATGTAGGGTTGATGTTGGAGTTATAAGTGGAGTCATTGGAGAACCACATTACTTCATCAATGTTGCTGATATTCATTT AAGTGCAAAGGCAGGTTATCATGCATCAAAATACAAGAAATTTGGAAACTTATGTTATGTTATTGGTGCTTTGCAAGCATTTTTTGGACACCATAACCAGGATCTTAGGATCAAG GTTGATGATGGTGAGTGGGAAGTATGTTCTCAAGTAACTGCTTTATGCATTGGGAACGCAAAGTACTTTGGTGGTGGAATGAAAATCACACCAAACGGCAACCCATCAAGTGGTAGCTTTGAG GTCGTTACTCTTCAAGATTTTAAGTGGTATGATTTCATTTTCAAACTTCACAAGCTGTACAATGGAACACACCTATCagtgaaaaatgtaatttcaagAAG TGCATGTTCTATCGAAGTCGAGGAGCTTGGCAACAAAAGCGATAGCGATATTTATGTCCAGTCTGATGGTGAATTTTTGGGGTTCCTACCCAGGAAATTTCGCATATTGCCTGGTGTTGTTGAAATGATATGCTAA